A portion of the Flavobacterium limnophilum genome contains these proteins:
- a CDS encoding nucleotidyltransferase family protein, which produces MTTKENILHQLKLHRPELSKFGISAVGLFGSYVRNEQSEKSDIDLLVDFEPDQENFDNYMALYDVFEKIFKNEKIEMVTKNGLSPYIGPKILNEVVYV; this is translated from the coding sequence ATGACAACCAAAGAAAACATATTGCATCAGCTGAAATTGCACAGACCCGAATTGTCTAAATTTGGGATTAGTGCTGTTGGCTTGTTTGGTTCTTATGTTCGCAACGAACAATCCGAAAAAAGCGATATTGATCTTTTGGTTGATTTTGAACCCGACCAAGAAAATTTCGATAATTATATGGCACTCTATGATGTTTTTGAAAAAATATTCAAAAATGAAAAAATAGAAATGGTCACAAAAAATGGTTTAAGCCCATACATCGGTCCAAAAATATTAAACGAAGTAGTTTATGTCTAA
- a CDS encoding T9SS type A sorting domain-containing protein encodes MKKILLYMTVLFASANIWGQAVTINKSGGWMESAFVEWAPVAGADSYNVYYTGGGQTDKKIDTQLIRSYGTYFRADVLGLAAGTYTITVKPVTASIEGTGATASNITVLAHDRNGFAFNGGRVPGGYKMDGTPKSGAVILYITQNTKNTISFDVITGSNGTTKTNYVGFQNILYGIKKGYDTRPFIIRLIGNITDMTVMEGGDITIENANNADSYLTIEGVGSDAVVNGMGVRLKSASNIEVSNLGFMNCNSTAGDNIGMQQDNDHIWVHNNDLFYGNAGSDADQIKGDGALDNKNSTYITMSYNHLWDNGKASLLGLSEGTTTDLYVTYHHNWFDHSDSRHPRVRYYSAHIYNNYFDGNAKYGSGSTWGSSLFIEGNYYRNAKHPMMASMQGTDIWDEANQVNNAGTMGTFSGESGGVIKSFNNVFDADIATNNMRFVAYGDINPLYNIAGKINSTTDFDAYVATTRGETVPNYVVSKPGSKPSTEPGKTGNTTYNNFDTNPALYIKDLVIQTPTTARDNVKLYAGRVSGGDLKWTFTNSVDDASYLVITGLKNSLTNYAPTMVAVQGETAAVGNQTLTTTSNNNQTVSTGTAISNIVFTWGGDATDANVTGLPNGVIATKNTTTQTLTLSGTPTTTGEYIVTTTGSIGSAASDSGTITVLPPSSQTLTSTSNNNQTVLNGTAITPIVLTWGGDATDANVTGLPTGLDSTKDSTAKTITISGTPTTIGTTTFTATTTGSLGTPVAVSGTITVTLPPSDQIHNFTTSGKVSTFYTIVGNMNSTSGSATYDGLALTARLKIESLPTTTITYTTTAVSTLTLVFDPTFTGTVKLSVGTTSGTTTTHTAVGGIVTVASLPAGTYVINKGATANLFYIKTTYGTLGLGQNLPAAKLTLYPNPVTNQLYLSTSDQKIENVTIYNLTGALVKSIKNEVESIDVSNLKTGNYLVKVTTDQGSFTKKIIKK; translated from the coding sequence ATGAAAAAAATCTTACTCTACATGACTGTCCTTTTTGCCTCGGCAAATATATGGGGCCAAGCAGTTACCATTAACAAATCAGGGGGATGGATGGAATCTGCCTTCGTAGAATGGGCACCAGTAGCTGGAGCAGACAGCTACAATGTTTATTATACTGGTGGTGGCCAAACTGACAAAAAAATTGACACACAGCTTATCCGTAGCTATGGGACTTATTTTCGTGCTGACGTGCTTGGTCTTGCTGCAGGAACTTATACTATCACGGTAAAGCCTGTAACAGCAAGTATTGAAGGTACTGGGGCCACCGCTTCAAACATAACCGTGCTAGCGCACGACCGCAACGGTTTTGCTTTTAATGGTGGTAGAGTTCCTGGTGGTTATAAAATGGATGGTACTCCTAAATCGGGAGCTGTTATTCTCTATATTACACAAAACACCAAAAACACCATTTCGTTTGATGTTATCACGGGATCAAATGGCACAACAAAAACAAACTATGTAGGCTTCCAAAATATTTTATATGGTATTAAAAAAGGATACGACACACGTCCGTTTATTATTCGTTTGATAGGGAATATTACCGACATGACCGTAATGGAAGGTGGCGATATTACCATTGAAAATGCTAACAATGCCGACAGCTATCTTACTATTGAAGGTGTAGGATCTGATGCAGTTGTAAACGGAATGGGAGTTCGTCTTAAATCAGCATCAAATATCGAAGTAAGCAATCTTGGTTTTATGAACTGCAATAGTACAGCGGGGGATAACATAGGAATGCAACAAGACAACGACCACATTTGGGTTCATAATAACGATTTGTTTTACGGAAATGCAGGAAGTGATGCTGATCAAATAAAAGGAGATGGCGCATTGGATAATAAAAACTCAACTTATATTACAATGTCTTACAATCACTTATGGGACAATGGGAAAGCAAGTCTTTTAGGTCTAAGTGAAGGCACGACAACAGATTTGTATGTTACTTATCACCACAACTGGTTTGACCACTCTGATTCTCGTCATCCACGTGTTCGTTATTATTCTGCACACATTTACAATAACTATTTTGATGGAAATGCAAAATATGGTTCAGGTTCAACTTGGGGTTCTTCATTATTTATTGAAGGGAATTATTATAGAAATGCAAAACACCCGATGATGGCTTCTATGCAAGGTACGGATATATGGGATGAAGCCAACCAAGTAAACAATGCTGGCACCATGGGAACTTTCTCTGGAGAATCAGGAGGAGTCATTAAGTCATTTAACAATGTGTTTGACGCTGACATTGCCACTAACAATATGCGTTTTGTAGCCTACGGCGATATAAACCCATTATACAATATTGCTGGAAAAATTAATTCAACAACCGATTTTGATGCTTATGTAGCAACTACAAGAGGAGAAACAGTGCCTAATTATGTTGTTTCAAAACCTGGAAGTAAACCTTCTACTGAACCTGGAAAAACAGGTAATACGACCTACAATAATTTTGATACTAATCCAGCATTATATATCAAAGATTTGGTAATTCAAACACCAACTACAGCTAGAGATAATGTAAAGCTATACGCAGGACGTGTTTCGGGAGGTGATTTGAAATGGACTTTTACCAATTCTGTAGACGATGCATCCTATCTTGTAATTACAGGATTAAAAAATTCCCTTACTAATTATGCACCAACAATGGTAGCTGTTCAAGGTGAAACTGCAGCAGTTGGAAATCAAACATTAACTACTACTTCAAACAACAACCAAACAGTATCAACAGGAACTGCAATAAGCAATATCGTATTTACTTGGGGTGGCGATGCAACCGATGCAAATGTTACTGGATTGCCAAATGGAGTTATAGCAACAAAAAACACTACTACCCAAACACTAACACTTTCTGGGACTCCCACCACGACTGGGGAATATATCGTAACTACCACTGGAAGTATCGGTTCAGCCGCATCTGATTCAGGAACCATTACGGTTTTGCCTCCAAGCAGCCAAACACTTACTTCTACTAGCAACAACAACCAAACAGTACTCAATGGTACGGCTATTACTCCAATAGTACTTACTTGGGGTGGCGATGCAACCGATGCAAATGTTACGGGATTGCCTACCGGACTTGATTCTACAAAAGACAGCACTGCCAAAACCATCACCATATCTGGCACACCAACAACCATTGGCACAACTACTTTTACAGCAACTACTACAGGAAGTTTGGGTACTCCAGTAGCAGTATCAGGTACTATTACAGTAACACTGCCTCCAAGCGATCAAATACATAATTTCACTACATCAGGAAAAGTAAGCACTTTCTACACCATTGTAGGAAATATGAACTCTACTTCAGGTTCTGCAACTTATGATGGATTGGCTTTGACAGCGCGTTTGAAAATAGAATCATTGCCAACTACAACCATTACTTACACAACTACAGCTGTATCAACCTTAACTTTAGTTTTTGACCCAACATTTACTGGAACCGTTAAACTTTCTGTGGGAACTACATCTGGAACTACTACAACTCACACAGCAGTAGGAGGAATAGTTACAGTAGCATCACTTCCTGCTGGAACTTATGTTATAAACAAAGGAGCAACAGCCAATTTGTTTTATATAAAAACCACCTACGGCACACTCGGCTTAGGGCAAAACCTTCCAGCAGCCAAATTGACTTTATATCCAAATCCAGTAACAAACCAACTTTACCTATCTACTTCTGACCAGAAAATAGAAAATGTTACCATTTACAATTTGACAGGTGCTTTAGTAAAAAGCATCAAAAATGAAGTAGAATCTATTGATGTTAGCAACCTAAAAACTGGAAATTATTTGGTAAAAGTAACAACCGATCAAGGTTCGTTTACAAAAAAGATCATCAAAAAATAA
- a CDS encoding malectin domain-containing carbohydrate-binding protein codes for MKKLIYILFFITAFSWSQTQEKGTSFRKEVSLNSSWETIVLDQLPVQEETFVQNPKVDAQWQKVNVPHNWDQYYGFRRTKHGNLHGTAWYHKTLQLDKKDISKRLFLYFEGVSSYATVWVNGKKVGEHKGGRTTFTVDITNAVSFGKTNDIIVKASHPSFIADLPWVCGGCSGEWGFSEGSQPMGIFRPVTLVVTDEVRIEPFGVHIWNDKATSKEKAILNITTEIKNYGNSNRNLTIENTLLDKNGNKVVSVNSDVKNNSGETKQIAQTLPEIANPKLWSPANPYLYQLVTTISENGKKIDELKTPYGIRWVSWPVSRDGKDNRFYINDEPLFVNGTCEYEHLIGNSHSFSDEQIHSRIEQIKAGGFNAFREAHQPHNLKYQEELDENGILFWSQFSAHIWYDTPEFKENFKILLREWIKERRNNASVVMWGLQNESTIPKEFAEECTKIIREMDPMSASQRIVTTCNGGEGTDWNVVQNWSGTYGGDPFNYDVEMSKQLLNGEYGAWRSHDLHTEGEFDQKGTLSENRFSQLMEIKIREAESVKNKIAGQFNWIFASHENPGRTQNGEGFRDIDKVGPVNYKGLFSIWGEPLDAYYMYRANYVSNKTNPMVYIVSHTWPSRWDSVGIKNGIDVYSNCDEVELFNDIDKTSLGKLKNPGLGQHFQWNNVDIQYNVLYAVGYVNGKAVAKDYIVLNSLPKAPNLNELETKKETLLQPQKNYNYIYRVNSGGSEITDSLGNTWQADVHKSGDNTWGSLSWTDNFKQLPDFYASQRSTFDPISGTKDWKLFQSFRYGIDKLRYEFPAPDGEYLVELYFIEPWYGTGGGLDCKGWRLFDVAINENVVLKDLDIWSEVGHDSALKKTFVVKSVNGKIVISFPNVKASQAIISAIAIAAKDKFLKGASASPRNIQNVESNSETKIGSWLDINSKQYSNSDEVFTKLPSEVFGADYLIFSNRSKVSGSFTTKEDSEIYLFSQSKDSISGYKKLAETAKNSNKVEFSVFHKKVKKGEKVLFENSENQSTIAVVPTYDMGEKDDSRPVVLLEAETAKTTGNGIEKGNFKKADYIEFTQKTKNSIQFEVKPGVAGIYLMRFRFMNRNEMPVKVKFKMEDAYGILMRNDEIEFSTASEKWKILNTTSGGYINAGTYKITIESEDMKGLLLDSFEFQ; via the coding sequence ATGAAGAAATTAATTTACATACTATTTTTTATAACTGCTTTTTCGTGGTCGCAAACCCAAGAAAAAGGAACGTCTTTTCGTAAAGAAGTTTCGCTGAACTCCTCTTGGGAAACCATTGTTTTGGATCAGCTTCCGGTACAGGAAGAAACCTTTGTGCAAAATCCAAAAGTAGATGCACAATGGCAAAAAGTAAACGTGCCCCACAATTGGGATCAGTATTACGGATTCAGAAGAACCAAACACGGAAATCTGCACGGCACCGCCTGGTATCACAAAACGTTACAGTTAGATAAAAAAGACATTTCCAAAAGACTTTTCCTTTATTTCGAAGGCGTAAGTTCTTATGCCACGGTTTGGGTAAACGGCAAAAAAGTCGGCGAACACAAAGGCGGAAGAACCACTTTTACAGTCGATATTACCAACGCTGTTTCTTTCGGAAAGACAAATGATATCATTGTCAAAGCCTCGCATCCATCCTTTATTGCCGATTTGCCTTGGGTTTGTGGCGGTTGCTCTGGCGAATGGGGATTTTCAGAAGGTTCACAGCCAATGGGAATTTTTAGACCTGTAACTTTGGTTGTTACCGATGAAGTTCGCATAGAACCTTTTGGCGTTCACATTTGGAATGACAAAGCAACTTCCAAAGAAAAAGCAATCCTGAACATTACTACCGAAATCAAAAACTACGGAAATTCAAACCGAAACCTAACCATTGAAAACACCCTTTTGGATAAAAACGGAAACAAAGTAGTTAGTGTAAATAGTGATGTCAAAAACAATTCAGGAGAAACAAAACAAATAGCACAAACACTTCCCGAAATTGCAAATCCAAAATTATGGTCGCCAGCCAATCCGTATTTATATCAATTGGTTACCACAATTTCGGAAAATGGAAAGAAAATTGACGAATTAAAAACTCCGTACGGAATTCGTTGGGTAAGCTGGCCGGTAAGCCGTGACGGAAAAGACAATCGTTTTTACATCAACGATGAGCCTTTGTTTGTCAATGGAACCTGTGAGTACGAACATTTAATCGGAAACAGCCATTCATTTTCAGACGAGCAAATCCATTCCAGAATAGAACAGATAAAAGCAGGAGGTTTCAATGCTTTTCGTGAAGCACATCAGCCTCACAATTTGAAATATCAGGAAGAACTGGACGAAAATGGAATCCTGTTCTGGAGTCAGTTTTCGGCACACATTTGGTACGACACGCCTGAATTCAAGGAAAATTTCAAAATCCTATTGCGCGAATGGATTAAAGAACGCCGTAATAATGCGTCAGTCGTAATGTGGGGATTGCAAAATGAAAGCACGATTCCAAAGGAATTTGCCGAAGAATGTACCAAAATCATTCGCGAAATGGATCCAATGTCGGCTTCGCAACGCATCGTAACCACTTGCAACGGTGGCGAAGGAACCGATTGGAATGTCGTACAAAACTGGTCTGGAACCTATGGTGGCGATCCATTCAATTACGATGTCGAAATGAGCAAGCAATTGTTAAACGGAGAATACGGCGCCTGGCGTTCACACGATCTCCACACCGAAGGCGAATTCGACCAAAAAGGAACTTTGAGCGAAAATCGTTTCTCCCAATTAATGGAAATAAAAATCCGCGAAGCCGAATCAGTAAAAAATAAAATTGCTGGACAATTCAATTGGATTTTTGCTTCTCACGAAAATCCGGGACGTACTCAAAACGGCGAAGGATTCAGGGATATTGACAAGGTCGGGCCCGTAAATTACAAAGGACTTTTCAGTATTTGGGGAGAACCTCTGGATGCGTATTATATGTACCGCGCCAATTATGTTTCGAACAAAACCAATCCAATGGTGTATATCGTTTCGCACACTTGGCCAAGCCGTTGGGATTCTGTTGGGATCAAAAACGGAATCGATGTCTATTCGAATTGTGATGAAGTCGAATTGTTCAATGATATCGATAAAACATCACTCGGAAAATTAAAAAATCCAGGCTTGGGACAGCATTTTCAATGGAATAATGTCGATATTCAGTACAATGTTTTGTATGCTGTTGGTTATGTAAATGGAAAAGCGGTTGCCAAAGATTATATCGTATTAAACAGTTTGCCAAAAGCACCTAATTTAAACGAATTAGAAACCAAAAAGGAAACCCTTTTACAGCCTCAAAAAAACTACAATTACATTTACAGAGTCAACAGTGGCGGAAGCGAAATCACGGATTCATTAGGAAATACTTGGCAGGCAGATGTTCACAAAAGCGGAGACAACACTTGGGGATCTTTGTCGTGGACGGATAATTTCAAACAATTGCCTGATTTTTATGCGAGCCAAAGAAGCACTTTCGACCCAATTTCGGGAACAAAAGACTGGAAATTATTTCAGAGTTTTAGATATGGAATTGACAAATTGCGTTACGAATTCCCTGCTCCCGATGGAGAATATTTGGTAGAATTGTATTTCATAGAACCTTGGTACGGAACAGGCGGCGGACTGGATTGCAAAGGCTGGCGTTTGTTTGATGTAGCCATTAATGAGAATGTGGTGCTGAAAGATTTGGATATCTGGAGTGAAGTCGGACACGATTCGGCGCTAAAGAAAACTTTCGTTGTAAAAAGCGTAAACGGAAAAATCGTTATTTCGTTCCCGAATGTAAAAGCAAGTCAGGCGATTATTTCAGCAATTGCCATTGCAGCCAAAGATAAATTTCTGAAAGGAGCTTCGGCTTCGCCAAGAAATATTCAGAATGTAGAAAGTAATTCCGAAACTAAAATTGGTTCTTGGCTGGATATCAATTCAAAACAATATTCCAATTCGGATGAGGTTTTTACTAAATTACCTTCGGAAGTTTTTGGAGCTGATTATTTAATATTTTCAAATCGCTCTAAAGTTTCTGGTTCATTCACAACCAAAGAAGACTCAGAAATTTATTTATTTAGCCAATCAAAAGATTCTATTTCTGGTTATAAAAAATTGGCAGAAACGGCCAAGAATTCTAATAAAGTTGAGTTTTCGGTTTTTCATAAAAAAGTAAAAAAAGGAGAGAAAGTACTTTTTGAAAATTCAGAAAATCAAAGTACAATCGCAGTCGTTCCAACCTACGATATGGGCGAAAAAGACGATTCAAGACCCGTTGTACTTTTGGAAGCAGAAACCGCCAAAACCACCGGAAACGGAATCGAGAAAGGCAATTTCAAAAAAGCAGATTACATCGAATTTACACAAAAAACAAAAAACAGCATCCAGTTTGAAGTGAAACCCGGAGTTGCAGGAATTTACCTGATGCGTTTCCGATTTATGAACAGAAACGAAATGCCTGTAAAAGTCAAGTTCAAAATGGAAGATGCCTACGGGATTTTGATGCGAAATGATGAGATTGAATTTTCCACTGCATCAGAAAAATGGAAGATATTAAATACCACATCAGGCGGTTATATCAATGCAGGAACCTATAAAATCACGATAGAATCAGAAGATATGAAAGGCTTGCTTTTGGATTCTTTTGAGTTTCAGTAG
- the cysK gene encoding cysteine synthase A yields MRAKSILETIGNTPVVQINKLFGNKKEVWIKLERSNPGNSIKDRIALAMIEDAESKGLLNADSVIIEPTSGNTGIGLALVAAVKGYKVILVMPDSMSVERRKLMEIYGAEFVLTPREKGMKGAIEKAAELVLKTPNAWSPKQFDNPANVEVHERTTAQEIIADFPNGLDYVITGVGTGGHITGVAKVLKAHFPNIKIIAVEPELSPVLSGGTPGPHPLQGIGAGFVPSIYRTDLIDEVIQVSKDDAFEYARKIAKEEGILVGISTGASLAAVAKKMDTIPDGAIALTFNYDTGERYLSIEGLF; encoded by the coding sequence ATGAGAGCAAAAAGCATTTTAGAAACCATTGGGAACACGCCCGTGGTTCAAATCAACAAGTTGTTTGGAAACAAAAAAGAAGTTTGGATTAAATTAGAAAGATCAAATCCGGGAAACAGCATCAAAGACAGGATTGCGCTTGCAATGATTGAAGATGCCGAAAGCAAGGGATTATTGAATGCCGACAGCGTAATTATCGAACCAACTTCAGGAAACACAGGAATTGGATTGGCATTGGTAGCTGCCGTCAAAGGATACAAAGTTATTTTGGTTATGCCGGATTCCATGAGTGTGGAACGCAGAAAATTGATGGAAATTTACGGTGCCGAATTCGTCCTTACACCCCGCGAAAAAGGGATGAAAGGCGCCATCGAAAAAGCAGCCGAATTAGTGCTGAAAACTCCAAATGCTTGGTCACCAAAACAATTTGACAACCCAGCCAATGTTGAAGTTCACGAAAGAACCACCGCACAAGAAATTATTGCCGATTTCCCTAACGGTTTAGATTATGTTATTACAGGAGTTGGGACAGGCGGACATATAACTGGAGTGGCGAAGGTTTTAAAAGCACATTTTCCAAATATCAAAATAATTGCCGTTGAGCCAGAATTGTCACCCGTATTAAGCGGCGGAACTCCCGGGCCACATCCTTTGCAAGGCATTGGAGCTGGTTTCGTGCCTTCTATTTACCGAACAGATTTAATTGACGAAGTGATCCAAGTAAGCAAAGATGATGCCTTTGAATATGCCAGAAAAATTGCCAAAGAAGAAGGTATTCTTGTGGGCATTTCCACAGGAGCATCATTGGCGGCTGTGGCCAAAAAAATGGACACAATTCCTGACGGTGCAATTGCACTTACTTTCAATTATGATACGGGCGAAAGATATTTATCGATCGAAGGATTGTTTTAA
- a CDS encoding HepT-like ribonuclease domain-containing protein produces the protein MSKEPLEYVKHIRDEIAYILSVVDINLTKEAFLEDETLKRAIIRSLEIIGEATKKIPVDFKQKYNSITWKNMAGMRDRLIHDYMGVNYTIIWDVVKNKIPELHKQINEVVGKE, from the coding sequence ATGTCTAAAGAACCTTTGGAATACGTCAAACATATTCGAGATGAAATTGCTTATATTTTATCTGTCGTTGATATTAATTTGACAAAAGAAGCTTTTCTGGAAGATGAAACTTTGAAAAGAGCGATTATCCGAAGCCTAGAAATCATTGGAGAAGCCACAAAAAAAATCCCCGTTGACTTCAAACAAAAATACAATTCCATCACTTGGAAGAATATGGCTGGAATGAGAGACCGATTAATTCACGACTATATGGGAGTCAATTACACCATCATTTGGGATGTTGTTAAAAATAAAATCCCGGAACTCCACAAGCAAATAAACGAAGTCGTCGGAAAGGAGTAA
- a CDS encoding sugar-binding domain-containing protein, which translates to MVKKHKNVLQKIAIVLVLLLLVACASKSKNARIVEDFNQNWNFKLGDHPTAIESNFNTADWRTLQLPHDWSIEGAFNKDNPTKQAQAFLPAGIGWYRKTFTLPEDWKSKTVSIEFDGVFKNSEVFINGHLLGIRPNGYISFTYELSQYLHFGKENIIAVKVDNDAQPNSRWYTGSGIYRNVRLVASEKLHVAQWGTYVTTPEVSEEKATVKLEVTVKNGNAAAKEFKLVNTILDANNVEVATMSSLEKIAANSEKISVHNLVVTDPKLWDTENPNLYKIVTTIYENSKAADNYETPLGFRFFNFDAEKGFSLNGKPTKILGVCLHHDNGALGAVENIHAVKRKLKIMKEMGANAIRMAHNPHSLEMMQLCDEMGFIVQDEAFDVWKKKKVTNDYHKDWDAWHKKDLEDFIKRDRNHPSVMMWSIGNEIREQFDSTGIAITRELAQIVKSLDKTRPVTSALTENVIEKNFIYQSGALDLLGFNYKHEDYKEFPVRFKGQKIIASESVSALETRGHYDFPADGIKMWPPKHGAPFDGNKDWTVSAFDNVASYWGTTHEANWKTIKKQDFMAGTFIWTGFDYLGEPDPYPYPARSSYFGIVDLAGFPKDVYYMYQSEWTTKPVLHLFPHWNWQKDQEVDVWAYYNNADEVELFLNGKSLGKKAKQNDDLHISWRVKFEPGTLKAISRKDGKVVLEKEIHTAGEASKIDLNADKTSIKNDTYDLVYVTVSIIDKDGNLSPNANDLINFEVTGGGKLLGVDNGYQANLDSFKASSYKVYNGKCIAIIQSNGKKENIKLKALTGNGILDSIIEIEVK; encoded by the coding sequence ATGGTAAAAAAACATAAAAACGTTTTACAAAAAATAGCAATTGTATTGGTATTACTGCTTCTTGTTGCCTGTGCTTCAAAAAGTAAAAATGCCCGAATCGTTGAAGACTTCAATCAAAACTGGAACTTCAAATTAGGCGATCACCCAACGGCAATCGAATCTAATTTCAATACTGCCGATTGGAGAACTTTGCAATTGCCGCACGACTGGAGTATTGAAGGTGCATTTAATAAAGACAATCCAACCAAACAAGCACAGGCATTTTTGCCAGCAGGAATAGGGTGGTACCGCAAAACATTCACGCTTCCCGAAGATTGGAAGAGCAAAACCGTGTCGATAGAGTTTGATGGTGTTTTCAAAAACAGTGAAGTATTTATCAATGGACATTTGTTGGGAATACGCCCGAACGGATACATTTCGTTTACTTATGAATTGTCGCAATATTTGCATTTTGGAAAAGAAAACATCATTGCCGTAAAAGTGGATAACGATGCACAGCCTAATTCAAGATGGTACACCGGTTCTGGAATTTACAGAAATGTACGATTGGTGGCTAGCGAAAAACTGCACGTGGCACAATGGGGAACTTATGTGACAACGCCGGAAGTTTCGGAAGAAAAAGCAACTGTTAAGTTGGAAGTTACTGTAAAAAATGGGAATGCGGCTGCCAAAGAATTTAAACTAGTAAATACTATTTTGGATGCCAATAACGTTGAGGTTGCGACAATGAGTTCGTTAGAAAAAATTGCTGCTAATTCTGAAAAAATCTCGGTACATAATTTGGTTGTAACTGACCCAAAATTGTGGGATACCGAAAATCCGAATTTGTATAAAATTGTCACAACAATCTATGAAAATTCAAAAGCAGCCGATAATTACGAAACGCCATTAGGATTCCGATTCTTCAATTTCGATGCCGAAAAAGGATTTTCATTAAATGGAAAACCAACCAAAATATTAGGTGTTTGCCTGCATCACGACAACGGCGCTTTGGGAGCTGTAGAGAACATTCACGCTGTCAAAAGAAAATTGAAAATTATGAAAGAAATGGGGGCTAATGCTATTCGAATGGCACATAATCCGCATTCTTTGGAGATGATGCAGTTGTGCGATGAAATGGGATTTATTGTGCAAGATGAAGCTTTTGACGTTTGGAAAAAGAAAAAAGTGACCAACGATTACCATAAAGATTGGGATGCGTGGCACAAAAAAGATTTGGAAGATTTTATCAAAAGAGACCGCAACCATCCGTCGGTGATGATGTGGAGTATTGGTAACGAAATCCGTGAACAATTTGACAGTACGGGAATTGCCATTACCAGAGAATTGGCTCAAATTGTAAAATCTTTAGACAAAACTAGACCTGTAACTTCGGCTTTGACGGAAAATGTTATCGAGAAAAATTTCATTTATCAGTCGGGAGCTTTGGATTTGTTAGGGTTCAATTACAAACACGAAGATTACAAAGAGTTTCCTGTTCGTTTCAAAGGGCAAAAAATAATCGCTTCCGAAAGTGTTTCGGCTTTGGAAACCCGAGGTCATTATGATTTTCCTGCGGATGGGATTAAAATGTGGCCGCCAAAACACGGCGCACCATTCGACGGAAACAAAGATTGGACGGTTTCGGCTTTTGACAATGTCGCTTCTTATTGGGGAACAACGCACGAAGCCAATTGGAAAACCATCAAAAAACAGGATTTTATGGCGGGAACTTTCATCTGGACTGGTTTCGATTATTTGGGTGAACCAGATCCGTATCCGTATCCCGCAAGAAGTTCTTATTTCGGAATCGTTGATTTGGCGGGCTTTCCCAAGGATGTGTATTATATGTACCAAAGCGAATGGACGACAAAACCCGTTTTGCATCTTTTTCCGCACTGGAACTGGCAAAAAGATCAGGAAGTCGACGTTTGGGCATATTACAACAATGCCGATGAAGTAGAATTGTTCCTCAACGGAAAATCATTGGGTAAAAAAGCTAAACAAAATGACGATTTGCATATTTCCTGGCGCGTAAAATTCGAACCCGGAACTTTGAAAGCGATTTCTAGAAAGGACGGAAAAGTAGTTTTAGAAAAAGAAATTCACACAGCTGGAGAAGCTTCCAAAATTGATTTAAATGCTGATAAAACTTCCATTAAAAATGACACTTATGATTTGGTTTACGTAACCGTTTCTATTATTGATAAAGACGGGAATTTATCGCCAAACGCCAATGATTTAATTAACTTTGAAGTAACTGGTGGCGGAAAATTATTAGGAGTTGATAATGGTTATCAAGCCAATTTAGATTCTTTTAAAGCGTCTTCATATAAAGTCTATAATGGCAAATGCATCGCCATCATTCAATCGAATGGGAAGAAGGAAAACATTAAGTTAAAAGCTTTGACAGGGAATGGAATTTTGGACTCTATTATCGAAATAGAAGTTAAATAA